A window of the Pseudomonas fluorescens genome harbors these coding sequences:
- a CDS encoding SDR family NAD(P)-dependent oxidoreductase, giving the protein MSVIVITGGSRGIGASTAEHCARLGMGVILTYKSNADAAAAVVQQIQSSGGKAVALELDVADVSQFDRFRDAVRHNLDSIWGAATLAGLVNNAGHGLFNPLEAVTEAQFDGLLNVHLKGPFFLTQTLLPLMGEGASIVNLTSATTRVATAGVAPYAAFKGGLEVLTRYMAKEFADRRIRANAVSPGAIRTELGGGLNDEFEALLASQTALGRVGEPQDVARVIAMLLSEEGSWINAQSIEVAGGYFI; this is encoded by the coding sequence ATGAGCGTTATCGTGATTACCGGTGGCAGCCGTGGCATCGGCGCCAGTACCGCCGAACACTGTGCCCGTCTCGGGATGGGGGTCATCCTGACCTACAAGAGCAATGCCGATGCGGCCGCCGCTGTCGTGCAGCAGATTCAATCGTCGGGCGGCAAAGCCGTGGCGCTTGAGCTGGACGTTGCAGATGTCAGTCAATTCGACCGTTTCCGTGATGCCGTGCGACATAACCTCGACAGTATTTGGGGCGCGGCTACGCTGGCGGGACTGGTCAACAACGCGGGCCACGGATTGTTCAATCCGCTGGAAGCGGTCACCGAGGCGCAGTTCGACGGCTTGTTGAACGTACATCTCAAGGGCCCGTTTTTCCTCACGCAAACCTTGCTGCCGCTGATGGGCGAGGGCGCCAGCATCGTCAACCTGACCAGTGCGACCACCCGGGTCGCTACTGCCGGGGTTGCGCCGTACGCGGCGTTCAAGGGCGGGCTGGAGGTGCTGACCCGCTACATGGCCAAGGAATTCGCGGACCGGCGCATTCGGGCCAACGCTGTTTCGCCGGGAGCGATCCGTACCGAGCTTGGAGGGGGCTTGAACGACGAATTCGAAGCATTGCTGGCCTCTCAGACAGCTCTCGGCCGGGTCGGCGAACCGCAGGATGTCGCGCGTGTCATCGCCATGTTGCTGTCCGAAGAGGGTAGCTGGATCAACGCCCAATCCATTGAAGTCGCGGGCGGCTATTTCATTTGA
- a CDS encoding VOC family protein, whose translation MLDHIFLSVSDIQRSIDFYTAALTPLGITARLDYDGKDGPPGHPDLKGFGAHGRMFFWLREGVVEGRAVHVGFVAKSKAEVDAAYAAAINAGAVDNGAPGARLHYDPDYYAANVIDPDGYSLEFVFKKWQHGQ comes from the coding sequence ATGCTTGATCACATCTTCCTGTCCGTCAGTGACATTCAACGTTCCATCGATTTCTACACCGCCGCTCTGACCCCGCTGGGCATTACCGCCAGGCTTGATTACGACGGCAAGGACGGCCCGCCGGGGCATCCGGACCTGAAAGGTTTTGGTGCCCATGGCCGGATGTTTTTCTGGTTGCGCGAAGGCGTGGTGGAGGGGCGGGCGGTGCATGTCGGGTTTGTCGCCAAGAGCAAGGCCGAAGTCGATGCCGCTTACGCAGCGGCAATCAACGCTGGCGCCGTCGATAACGGCGCTCCGGGCGCACGCCTGCATTACGACCCCGACTACTACGCTGCCAACGTCATTGATCCGGACGGTTACAGCCTCGAATTCGTCTTCAAAAAATGGCAGCACGGCCAATGA
- a CDS encoding saccharopine dehydrogenase family protein has product MSTLMIYGATGYTGRMAAEHAKALGLDLVIAGRTAEKLQSLAAQLNVPFRVFKPDELAAQFLEGIAVLLNFAGPFVQTADALMQACLEAGVDYLDITAEINVYRRAEQLAVQAARANVMLLPGVGWDVVPTDCLAMHVARRVQAPRSLKIALQVAGSMSRGSALSVSEIIGAGLLARVDGQLVATPDAQPRHFDFGDGPVICAPLSFGDLVTGWHSTGIPDIAMFVHISGDAFPEGDLSQLPEGPSVEQREAHRARAVAEVSGADGIVARSVIETVNGYTYTPLAAVEAARRVLSGERRPGFETPARVFGIEFAQSIAGTTITDF; this is encoded by the coding sequence ATGAGCACACTCATGATTTATGGCGCGACCGGGTACACCGGACGCATGGCGGCCGAACATGCCAAGGCATTGGGCCTGGACCTGGTCATCGCCGGTCGCACGGCCGAGAAACTCCAGTCGCTCGCCGCGCAACTGAATGTGCCTTTTCGGGTATTCAAGCCCGATGAACTGGCAGCGCAATTCCTGGAGGGCATCGCGGTATTGCTGAATTTCGCGGGGCCGTTCGTCCAGACGGCAGACGCCTTGATGCAGGCATGCCTTGAGGCTGGGGTCGACTATCTGGACATCACGGCGGAGATCAATGTCTATCGGCGTGCCGAGCAGTTGGCTGTTCAAGCCGCCCGTGCAAACGTGATGTTACTGCCCGGCGTCGGCTGGGATGTGGTGCCGACCGATTGCCTGGCGATGCATGTCGCTCGGCGAGTACAGGCGCCGCGTTCATTGAAAATCGCCTTGCAGGTCGCGGGTTCCATGTCGCGCGGCTCGGCCCTGAGTGTCAGTGAAATCATCGGTGCAGGCCTGTTGGCGCGGGTCGATGGACAACTGGTCGCAACGCCCGATGCGCAACCCCGTCACTTCGATTTTGGTGACGGGCCGGTGATCTGTGCGCCGCTGTCGTTTGGTGATCTGGTGACCGGCTGGCACTCCACCGGCATTCCCGATATCGCCATGTTCGTGCACATCAGCGGTGACGCGTTTCCGGAAGGTGATCTGTCACAACTGCCCGAAGGGCCGAGCGTCGAACAGCGCGAAGCACATCGCGCCCGAGCGGTGGCTGAAGTCAGCGGCGCCGACGGCATTGTTGCGCGCTCGGTGATCGAGACCGTCAACGGCTACACCTACACGCCGCTCGCGGCTGTCGAAGCCGCGCGTCGCGTATTGAGCGGGGAGCGGCGGCCTGGATTTGAAACGCCGGCCCGGGTGTTCGGCATCGAGTTTGCCCAAAGCATTGCCGGGACAACCATTACTGATTTCTGA
- a CDS encoding DUF2986 domain-containing protein, with amino-acid sequence MNRQKKLQQLFKEKSRKANAKLAPKSNKPKYISKADRLKLAAEAAPESTDTTEA; translated from the coding sequence ATGAACCGTCAGAAAAAACTGCAACAGCTCTTCAAGGAAAAATCCAGAAAGGCCAACGCCAAACTGGCACCCAAGAGCAACAAGCCGAAGTACATCAGCAAGGCGGATCGCCTGAAACTGGCAGCGGAAGCGGCGCCGGAGTCGACTGACACCACTGAGGCCTGA
- a CDS encoding DUF3772 domain-containing protein, whose product MRNALKSLMLIALILFGSGLVAVSAADLSGTPDVSTGAPLPGVTQSDLQALQLRLDGLKQQISSANNYNQLEGPQDRVQTFILDIDRLSASLLPQQAQLTVQLGVLGAAPAEAVAAEQADIAAQRATLIEQKTKVDTALKNLATLKQSATDLITQIAGIRRTLLESELTLSTHSILNPGFWTPLFNPSPDDRQRLRFFVEQVQQTGAEAWQPGQRFYTALLVILAFIVWTFGRRLADRWMAWVCIHRMPEGRLRRSSLAFASALATLATTAIALELLYYACTRHVPLPPMLATFSDEFEKVVYACVLITGLSRALLSTEHPSWRLPAVADEVADTLQPFARILAATLLVLVTSVQVSNASGMSSQIVIAGRGIIALVVLGIVTTLLMRVGRVRKVLAAAGDTQVAGNTFAGVIYTVATLSMVLSFGALLTGYVSLARFITYELVWAFIVFSGFYLLMQLLKDSCEYFFSPRHSSGKALKQLLGVGDRRLEQASTLLAGFGRAALLLLAVITLFVGGIGTTLGQLANNIGTILGGAGLRKLNIVPGHLLNAMLALLIGIYLIRALRRWLDNEFLPKTDMDPGMCASLSTLFSNIGYAVVILLTLSSLGVQWTNLAWIVSALSVGIGFGLQEIVKNFVSGLILLTERPVKVGDLISISGVEGDIRRINVRATEIQLSDRSIVIVPNSQLISQNLRNVTLGGSAQGVATLELMFPLDIDPEQVQNLLFDTYKEHETILEKPAPFVRFSKLTPDGITLTVTGYVASPRIVGTTKSDLLFEILKRLGAAGIELAKPPST is encoded by the coding sequence ATGCGCAATGCATTGAAGTCATTGATGTTAATCGCCTTGATCCTGTTCGGCTCGGGCTTGGTGGCGGTGTCGGCCGCTGATTTGTCCGGCACCCCGGATGTCAGCACCGGCGCCCCGCTCCCCGGCGTCACTCAAAGCGATCTGCAAGCCTTGCAACTGCGCCTCGACGGTCTCAAGCAGCAGATCTCGTCCGCCAACAATTACAACCAGCTCGAAGGCCCGCAGGATCGGGTGCAGACGTTCATTCTGGACATCGACCGACTTTCGGCCTCGCTGTTGCCGCAACAGGCGCAACTGACCGTGCAACTGGGCGTGCTCGGGGCCGCGCCGGCCGAAGCGGTGGCCGCCGAACAAGCCGATATCGCCGCTCAACGGGCGACGTTGATCGAGCAGAAAACCAAGGTCGATACGGCGCTGAAGAACCTCGCCACCCTCAAGCAGAGCGCCACGGATCTGATCACTCAGATCGCCGGCATCCGCCGCACGTTGCTCGAAAGCGAACTGACGCTGAGCACCCACAGCATTCTGAATCCCGGTTTCTGGACACCGCTTTTCAATCCGTCTCCTGATGACCGCCAGCGCCTGCGTTTTTTCGTCGAACAGGTACAACAGACCGGCGCCGAGGCGTGGCAACCCGGCCAGCGCTTTTACACCGCGCTGCTGGTGATATTGGCGTTCATCGTCTGGACGTTCGGACGGCGGCTCGCTGACCGCTGGATGGCCTGGGTGTGCATTCATCGCATGCCGGAGGGCCGGCTGCGCCGCAGTTCACTGGCGTTTGCCTCGGCACTGGCAACACTCGCGACCACCGCCATCGCCCTGGAATTGTTGTATTACGCCTGCACCCGGCACGTGCCGTTGCCGCCGATGCTGGCGACGTTTTCCGATGAGTTCGAGAAAGTCGTTTACGCCTGCGTGCTGATCACAGGGCTCAGCCGCGCCTTGCTGTCCACCGAGCACCCGTCATGGCGGTTGCCGGCGGTAGCCGATGAGGTGGCAGACACGCTGCAGCCATTTGCGCGGATCCTCGCTGCGACGCTGCTGGTGCTGGTGACGTCGGTGCAGGTCAGCAACGCCTCCGGCATGAGCAGCCAAATTGTGATTGCCGGTCGGGGCATCATTGCACTGGTGGTGCTCGGCATCGTCACGACGTTGCTGATGCGCGTCGGCAGAGTGCGCAAAGTGTTGGCGGCGGCCGGGGATACGCAGGTGGCCGGCAACACCTTTGCCGGGGTGATTTACACCGTGGCCACCCTGTCGATGGTGCTGTCGTTCGGAGCCCTGCTGACGGGGTATGTGTCGCTCGCGCGGTTCATCACCTACGAACTGGTGTGGGCGTTTATCGTGTTTTCCGGGTTTTACCTGCTGATGCAGTTGCTCAAGGACAGCTGCGAATACTTCTTCTCGCCCCGCCATTCCAGCGGCAAGGCGCTGAAACAGCTGCTCGGCGTGGGTGATCGGCGTCTCGAACAGGCTTCGACCCTGCTGGCCGGCTTCGGTCGGGCTGCGCTGTTGCTGTTGGCGGTGATCACGCTGTTTGTCGGCGGGATCGGCACCACCCTGGGCCAACTGGCCAACAACATCGGCACGATCCTCGGCGGCGCCGGCCTGCGCAAACTGAACATCGTCCCCGGCCATTTGCTCAATGCGATGCTGGCGCTGCTGATCGGCATCTACCTGATCCGCGCTTTGCGCCGCTGGCTCGACAACGAGTTCCTGCCCAAGACCGACATGGACCCGGGCATGTGCGCCTCGCTCAGCACGCTGTTTTCCAACATCGGTTATGCGGTGGTGATCCTGCTGACGCTATCGTCGCTGGGCGTGCAATGGACCAACCTGGCGTGGATCGTCAGCGCCCTGTCGGTGGGCATCGGCTTCGGTTTGCAGGAGATCGTGAAGAACTTCGTCTCCGGGCTGATCCTGCTCACCGAACGCCCGGTCAAGGTCGGCGACCTGATCAGCATCAGCGGCGTCGAGGGCGATATCCGCCGGATCAACGTGCGCGCTACCGAAATCCAGCTCAGCGACCGCTCGATCGTGATCGTGCCCAACTCGCAACTGATCTCGCAGAACCTGCGTAACGTCACCCTCGGCGGCAGCGCCCAGGGCGTGGCGACACTGGAGCTGATGTTCCCGCTGGATATCGATCCCGAACAGGTGCAGAACCTGCTGTTCGACACCTACAAGGAACACGAAACCATCCTCGAAAAACCGGCGCCGTTCGTGCGCTTCAGCAAGCTGACGCCGGACGGGATTACGTTGACGGTGACCGGTTATGTCGCCAGCCCGAGGATCGTCGGCACGACCAAGAGTGATCTGCTGTTCGAGATTCTCAAGCGGCTGGGGGCGGCGGGGATTGAGCTGGCGAAGCCGCCGAGTACGTGA
- a CDS encoding TolC family protein, with translation MTFKCNCTGWPLVAGLAASVLAWPGFAAALTLDQALRLAENNAPSLTAQDQKIQAASSAAIPAGELPDPKLLLGLQNYPVGGPDRWSVDQDFMTMQMVGYRQEMPNADKRKARIEVADAAIERAAAERRVERLKVRQATALAWISGYSVERKEALFQDLFKENRLLSETVRAQIAGGRAQPADAVTPKQEAARLAEQQDNLTLERTQARAALKRWIGNAANDKPEGGLPAWPVDASTFNHHLQHHPELAAFAPMTREAEARVQEAVSEKKSDWSWEVDYQHRGREFGDMVSVQFSWDLPLFPESRQNPKIAARQAEVSQLQAEREALSREHTEQLENQLADYQRLDRAVRRTEESLVPLAREKVDLSLASYRAGQGDLNAVVSARRELIEARLKQIDMEEQRALTAARLHFAYGETSL, from the coding sequence ATGACATTCAAGTGCAATTGCACGGGTTGGCCTCTGGTGGCCGGCCTTGCGGCAAGCGTGCTCGCGTGGCCGGGTTTCGCCGCCGCGCTGACACTCGATCAAGCACTACGGCTGGCCGAAAACAATGCGCCGTCGCTGACCGCACAAGATCAGAAAATCCAGGCCGCCAGCAGCGCGGCCATTCCGGCCGGCGAGTTGCCCGATCCCAAGCTGTTGCTGGGGCTGCAGAACTACCCCGTGGGCGGCCCGGATCGCTGGAGCGTTGATCAGGACTTCATGACCATGCAAATGGTCGGTTACCGGCAGGAGATGCCCAACGCAGACAAGCGCAAGGCGCGCATCGAAGTTGCCGATGCAGCCATTGAACGTGCGGCGGCCGAGCGCCGTGTCGAGCGCTTGAAGGTCCGCCAGGCGACGGCGCTGGCGTGGATCAGCGGCTATTCGGTCGAGCGCAAAGAGGCGTTGTTCCAGGACCTCTTCAAGGAAAACCGTCTGCTGAGCGAGACCGTCCGGGCGCAGATTGCCGGTGGCCGCGCGCAACCTGCCGACGCGGTGACGCCGAAGCAGGAAGCGGCCCGACTCGCCGAGCAACAGGACAACCTGACCCTCGAGCGTACCCAAGCCCGAGCCGCGCTCAAACGCTGGATCGGCAACGCCGCCAACGACAAGCCCGAGGGCGGTTTGCCCGCGTGGCCGGTCGATGCCTCGACCTTCAATCATCATTTGCAACACCATCCTGAACTGGCGGCGTTCGCCCCCATGACCCGCGAAGCCGAGGCCAGGGTGCAAGAGGCAGTGTCCGAGAAAAAGTCCGATTGGAGCTGGGAAGTGGATTACCAGCATCGTGGCCGTGAGTTTGGCGACATGGTCAGCGTGCAGTTTTCCTGGGATCTGCCGCTGTTTCCCGAATCGCGGCAGAACCCGAAAATCGCCGCCAGACAGGCCGAAGTCAGCCAGCTGCAAGCCGAGCGCGAAGCCCTGTCCCGCGAACATACCGAGCAGCTTGAAAATCAGTTGGCCGACTACCAGCGCCTAGATCGGGCCGTGCGCCGCACCGAGGAAAGCCTGGTGCCGCTGGCCAGAGAGAAAGTCGATCTGAGCCTGGCCAGTTATCGCGCCGGCCAAGGCGATTTGAATGCGGTGGTCAGCGCCCGCCGCGAACTCATCGAAGCTCGCCTCAAACAGATCGACATGGAAGAACAGCGCGCGCTGACCGCTGCGCGTCTGCATTTCGCTTATGGGGAGACCAGCCTGTGA
- a CDS encoding efflux RND transporter periplasmic adaptor subunit produces the protein MNFQKWNGVWLAGLALAVGVGGGYGLANQRMNDLTASAPTPSTEPKALYWYDPMYPQQKFDKPGKSPFMDMQLVPRYASGAEGSATVSIDPGLSQNLGLRVSPVSRGAFTSSLDVSGVLAFNERDVAVIQARTNGFVERVYARAPGDVLMAGAALADILVPEWTAAQSEFLALRRSGDADLIAAARQRLRLTGMPSSLIAQVERSGKVQSELTVTSPLGGVLQELDVRAGMTVATGETLARVNGLNSVWLAVAVPESETDSVAVGQAVEAHLPAFPGRVFTGTVSAILPDTNPDSRTLRVRVELANADGRLRPGMTAQVRLNRSTGQSQLWVPSEAVIRTGKRALVMLAEDAGHYRPVEVRLGQESAGRTVILEGLAEGQSVVTSGQFLLDSEASLKGIVAEPLETRGNVSGSQP, from the coding sequence GTGAACTTTCAAAAATGGAACGGTGTGTGGCTGGCCGGCCTCGCGCTGGCGGTGGGCGTGGGTGGTGGTTACGGATTGGCCAATCAGCGAATGAATGATTTAACGGCTTCAGCCCCCACGCCGAGCACTGAGCCCAAGGCCTTGTACTGGTACGACCCGATGTACCCGCAGCAGAAATTCGACAAACCGGGCAAGTCACCCTTCATGGACATGCAGCTGGTGCCGCGATACGCCAGCGGCGCGGAGGGCAGTGCGACCGTCAGCATTGATCCGGGGCTGAGTCAAAACCTCGGTCTGCGTGTGTCGCCGGTCAGTCGCGGCGCCTTCACCTCGAGCCTCGATGTGAGCGGCGTGCTGGCGTTCAACGAGCGCGATGTTGCGGTGATCCAGGCGCGTACCAACGGGTTTGTCGAGCGGGTCTACGCCCGTGCGCCGGGGGATGTGCTCATGGCTGGCGCGGCGTTGGCCGACATCCTCGTGCCGGAATGGACGGCGGCCCAGAGCGAGTTTCTGGCGCTCAGGCGCAGCGGTGATGCCGACCTGATCGCGGCGGCGCGCCAGCGGTTGCGGCTGACCGGGATGCCATCGAGCCTGATCGCTCAAGTGGAACGCAGCGGCAAGGTGCAGTCCGAACTGACGGTCACCAGCCCTTTGGGCGGCGTACTGCAAGAACTCGATGTGCGGGCGGGCATGACCGTTGCGACAGGTGAAACCTTGGCGCGAGTCAACGGTTTGAACAGTGTCTGGCTTGCCGTGGCGGTGCCGGAATCGGAGACCGATTCAGTTGCCGTGGGGCAGGCCGTCGAAGCGCATCTGCCGGCCTTTCCCGGTCGCGTATTCACCGGAACAGTCAGCGCGATTCTGCCGGACACCAACCCGGACAGCCGCACCCTGCGCGTGCGGGTCGAACTGGCCAATGCCGATGGCCGATTGCGGCCGGGGATGACGGCGCAGGTGCGGCTGAACCGATCGACCGGGCAGAGTCAATTGTGGGTGCCGAGTGAAGCCGTCATCCGCACCGGCAAGCGCGCTTTGGTCATGCTCGCCGAAGACGCGGGGCACTATCGCCCGGTGGAGGTGCGACTCGGCCAGGAAAGCGCCGGCAGAACGGTGATCCTCGAAGGCCTCGCAGAAGGGCAGAGCGTCGTGACGTCCGGCCAGTTCCTGCTCGATTCCGAGGCCAGTCTCAAGGGCATTGTTGCCGAGCCGCTTGAAACGCGCGGGAACGTTTCGGGGAGTCAGCCATGA
- a CDS encoding efflux RND transporter permease subunit, protein MIAALIRWSVANRFLVLLATLFVTGWSMWSVQSTPIDALPDLSDVQVIIRTPYPGQAPQIVENQVTYPLTTTMLSVPGAKTVRGYSFFGDSFVYVLFEDGTDQYWARSRVLEYLSQIQSRLPASAKPALGPDATGVGWIYQYALVDRSGGHDLSQLRALQDWFLKFELKTLPNVAEVATVGGMVKQYQVQPDPVRLASLGITLAQVRDAIGKANQETGGAVLEMAETEFIVRASGYLKTLDDFRAIPLKLGAGGVPVTLGDVATVQTGPEMRRGITELDGQGETVGGVVILRSGKNARETIAAVKAKLDDMKSSLPPGVEIVTTYDRSKLIDRAVENLSHKLLEEFIVVALVCGIFLWHLRSSLVAIISLPVGVLIAFIVMRYQGLNANIMSLGGIAIAIGAMVDAAVVMIENAHKKIEAWHAANPGQALKGERHWQVMTDAAAEVGPALFFCLLLITLSFIPVFTLQAQEGRLFGPLAFTKTYAMAAAAGLSVTLVPVLMGYWIRGRIPDERHNPLNRWLIRIYQPALDAVLRRPKFTLLVALLVFVSAAWPISRLGGEFLPPLDEGDLLYMPSALPGLSAQKAAQLLQQTDRLIKTVPEVEHVFGKAGRAETATDPALLEMFETTIQFKPHDQWRPGMTPEKLVEELDRVVRVPGLTNIWIPPIRNRIDMLATGIKSPIGVKVAGNDLAQIDAATQAVERVAKGVPGVSSALAERLTGGRYIDVDIDRNAAGRYGLNISDVQSIVAGAIGGENVGETIEGLARFPINIRFPREWRDSPGALEQLPIYTPSGSQITLGMLAKIKVTDGPPMLKSENARPSGWVYIDVRGRDIASVVADLRHAVSEQVKLQPGMSLSYSGQFEFLERANARLKLVVPATLLIIFVLLYLTFARFDEALLIMATLPFALSGGAWFLYLLGYNLSVATGVGFIALAGVSAEFGVIMLLYLKNAWAECEELGDHSERGLVAAIREGAVQRVRPKAMTVAVIIAGLLPILLGSGTGSEVMSRIAAPMVGGMVTAPLLSLFVIPAAYRLMRRRQLSVENKSPESDGASIKP, encoded by the coding sequence ATGATCGCCGCGCTGATTCGCTGGTCCGTCGCCAATCGTTTTCTGGTGCTGCTGGCGACGTTGTTTGTCACGGGGTGGAGCATGTGGTCGGTGCAGAGCACGCCGATCGATGCGCTGCCGGATCTGTCCGATGTGCAAGTGATCATCCGCACGCCGTACCCCGGACAGGCGCCGCAGATTGTCGAGAATCAGGTGACCTATCCGCTGACCACCACCATGCTCTCGGTGCCGGGGGCGAAAACCGTACGCGGTTATTCGTTCTTCGGTGACAGCTTCGTTTACGTGCTGTTCGAGGACGGCACCGATCAATACTGGGCGCGCTCGCGGGTGCTGGAGTACCTGAGCCAGATCCAGAGTCGCCTGCCGGCCAGCGCCAAACCGGCGCTGGGCCCGGATGCCACGGGCGTTGGCTGGATCTATCAGTACGCGCTGGTGGATCGCAGCGGCGGGCATGATCTGTCGCAGCTTCGGGCGTTGCAGGACTGGTTCCTCAAGTTCGAGCTCAAGACCCTGCCCAACGTCGCTGAGGTCGCGACCGTCGGCGGCATGGTCAAGCAGTATCAGGTGCAGCCCGATCCGGTGCGGCTGGCCAGCCTCGGCATCACCCTGGCGCAGGTGCGCGACGCCATCGGCAAGGCCAATCAGGAAACCGGTGGCGCCGTGCTGGAAATGGCCGAAACCGAATTCATCGTCCGCGCTTCCGGCTACCTCAAGACGCTTGATGATTTTCGGGCGATCCCGCTCAAACTCGGTGCTGGCGGGGTGCCGGTGACCCTCGGCGATGTCGCAACGGTTCAGACCGGGCCGGAAATGCGCCGAGGTATCACCGAGCTGGACGGCCAGGGCGAAACCGTCGGCGGCGTGGTAATCCTGCGCAGCGGCAAGAACGCCCGCGAGACCATTGCGGCGGTCAAGGCCAAACTCGATGACATGAAAAGCAGCCTGCCGCCCGGCGTGGAGATCGTCACCACTTACGATCGCAGCAAGCTGATCGATCGCGCCGTGGAAAACCTCAGCCACAAACTGCTCGAAGAGTTCATCGTCGTCGCGCTGGTGTGCGGGATCTTCCTCTGGCATCTGCGCTCTTCGCTTGTGGCGATCATCTCGCTGCCGGTGGGCGTGTTGATCGCTTTTATCGTGATGCGTTATCAGGGGCTGAACGCCAACATCATGTCGTTGGGCGGGATCGCCATCGCCATTGGTGCGATGGTCGATGCGGCGGTGGTGATGATCGAGAACGCCCACAAGAAAATCGAGGCGTGGCACGCGGCCAATCCGGGGCAGGCGCTCAAGGGCGAGCGTCATTGGCAGGTGATGACCGACGCGGCGGCGGAGGTAGGGCCGGCGCTGTTCTTCTGTTTGCTGCTCATCACGCTGTCGTTCATTCCGGTGTTTACCTTGCAGGCCCAGGAAGGGCGGCTGTTCGGTCCGTTGGCGTTCACCAAGACTTATGCCATGGCGGCAGCAGCGGGATTGTCGGTGACGTTGGTGCCGGTGCTGATGGGCTACTGGATTCGCGGACGGATTCCGGATGAACGCCACAATCCACTGAATCGCTGGCTGATCCGGATCTATCAGCCGGCGCTGGATGCGGTGTTGCGGCGGCCGAAATTCACTTTGCTGGTGGCGCTGTTGGTATTCGTCAGCGCGGCCTGGCCGATTTCACGGCTCGGTGGCGAATTCCTCCCGCCGCTGGACGAGGGTGATCTGCTGTACATGCCTTCGGCCTTGCCGGGTTTGTCGGCGCAAAAAGCCGCGCAGCTGTTGCAGCAAACTGATCGGCTGATCAAGACCGTGCCCGAAGTCGAGCATGTGTTCGGCAAGGCTGGCCGCGCGGAAACCGCCACCGACCCTGCACTGCTGGAAATGTTCGAAACCACCATCCAGTTCAAGCCCCACGATCAATGGCGTCCGGGCATGACCCCGGAAAAACTCGTGGAAGAACTGGATCGCGTGGTGCGCGTGCCTGGCCTGACCAACATCTGGATTCCACCGATCCGCAACCGCATCGACATGCTCGCCACCGGGATCAAAAGCCCCATCGGCGTGAAGGTCGCCGGCAACGATCTGGCCCAGATCGACGCTGCGACCCAGGCTGTCGAACGGGTGGCCAAAGGTGTGCCCGGCGTCAGTTCGGCACTGGCCGAGCGCCTGACCGGTGGCCGCTACATCGACGTGGATATCGACCGCAACGCCGCCGGCCGCTACGGGCTGAACATCAGCGATGTGCAATCCATCGTCGCCGGTGCCATTGGCGGGGAAAACGTCGGGGAAACCATCGAGGGGCTGGCGCGGTTTCCGATCAACATCCGTTTCCCGCGAGAGTGGCGTGATTCGCCCGGCGCGCTGGAGCAATTGCCGATCTACACGCCTTCCGGCAGCCAGATCACCCTCGGCATGCTGGCGAAGATCAAGGTCACGGACGGCCCGCCGATGCTCAAGAGCGAGAATGCCCGGCCGTCCGGTTGGGTGTACATCGACGTGCGAGGGCGGGACATCGCTTCGGTGGTGGCCGACCTGCGTCACGCCGTCAGCGAACAGGTGAAATTGCAGCCCGGCATGAGCCTGAGCTATTCGGGGCAGTTCGAGTTTCTGGAACGAGCCAACGCACGGCTGAAACTGGTAGTGCCGGCGACGTTGCTGATCATCTTCGTGCTGCTCTACCTGACGTTCGCTCGCTTCGACGAGGCGCTGCTGATCATGGCCACGTTGCCGTTCGCGTTGAGCGGCGGTGCGTGGTTCCTGTATCTGCTGGGCTACAACCTGTCGGTCGCGACTGGGGTCGGCTTTATAGCGCTGGCCGGGGTTTCGGCCGAGTTCGGCGTGATCATGCTGCTCTACCTGAAAAACGCCTGGGCCGAGTGCGAAGAACTTGGCGATCACTCTGAACGTGGACTGGTCGCGGCGATTCGCGAAGGCGCCGTGCAACGCGTGCGCCCCAAGGCGATGACCGTAGCGGTAATCATCGCCGGCCTGTTGCCGATTCTGCTGGGCAGCGGCACTGGCAGCGAAGTCATGAGCCGCATCGCCGCGCCGATGGTCGGCGGCATGGTCACGGCGCCGCTGTTGTCCCTGTTTGTCATTCCGGCGGCGTATCGCCTGATGCGCCGTCGGCAGTTGTCCGTTGAAAACAAGTCACCTGAAAGCGACGGTGCTTCCATCAAGCCGTAA